In a single window of the Candidatus Krumholzibacteriia bacterium genome:
- a CDS encoding DUF6029 family protein gives MKTSSLCLLVLPLALPVFAQDFSLMASNELQASHDPEREIDIIEDWLDLDLYGEAWRFGLRYSSFSPPDPTVSTDGKASEGLSHRFAEFTMGKSRLRVGTFTKLFGRGMVLRSFENRDLRVDTNLDGLLLEQEEENWTASLLTGRVENGQMETGERKRGDRISGLDFDYRLNCHHFGGSALVMEDGSEFSPQMQSLRAGFQNETFSLDWEGGRKLRGPGRENGQGHVLEASWQSGPFTAFGALKQYENFALKTHDGKLMNQPPVLLHDARATLLNRHPHELDPEDEQGILLDLSASTSKGIFTVSYAESRSLEEGKLDGEFRESFLEWDGTLAALDAPLHLMLDFQQVAASDSLARWSLDYYLTLVMDLHISSEHGNWTFQWEHQHKNSDIVGQYDDEFLMLEYQDWDGWSLSLYTEFLNWSRDQQIWERQEKERTRWTGVQFARHLGKHHELRLGVGGRRSGYLCVGGVCRYEPAFDGVELFLLSRF, from the coding sequence GTGAAAACTAGTTCCCTCTGCCTTTTGGTGCTGCCTCTGGCCCTGCCTGTGTTTGCGCAGGATTTCTCCCTGATGGCCTCCAATGAGCTTCAGGCAAGCCACGACCCCGAAAGGGAGATCGACATCATCGAGGATTGGCTGGATCTGGATCTCTATGGCGAGGCCTGGAGATTCGGGCTGAGATATTCCTCCTTCTCTCCGCCTGACCCCACGGTGAGTACGGACGGGAAAGCCAGCGAGGGCTTGAGTCACCGCTTTGCGGAGTTCACGATGGGGAAGAGCAGGCTGAGGGTCGGTACTTTCACCAAGCTCTTCGGTCGGGGGATGGTTCTCCGCAGTTTTGAGAACCGGGATCTGCGAGTGGACACGAATCTGGATGGACTGCTTCTTGAGCAGGAGGAAGAGAACTGGACTGCCTCTCTTCTGACGGGGCGCGTGGAAAATGGTCAAATGGAAACGGGCGAGCGCAAGCGCGGGGACCGGATTAGCGGCCTGGACTTTGACTACCGCTTGAATTGCCATCATTTCGGGGGCAGTGCTCTGGTCATGGAGGATGGTTCGGAATTCTCCCCCCAGATGCAGTCCCTTCGTGCGGGTTTTCAGAATGAGACCTTCTCTCTGGACTGGGAGGGAGGCCGGAAGCTGCGGGGACCGGGACGGGAGAACGGGCAGGGTCATGTCCTGGAAGCTTCCTGGCAGTCGGGGCCCTTTACGGCTTTTGGAGCCCTGAAACAGTACGAGAACTTTGCCTTGAAGACCCATGACGGCAAGCTCATGAACCAGCCTCCGGTTCTTCTGCATGACGCGCGGGCGACGCTGCTGAACCGGCATCCCCACGAACTCGACCCGGAGGACGAACAGGGAATCCTGCTGGACCTCTCGGCCAGTACTTCGAAAGGGATCTTCACCGTTTCCTATGCAGAGAGTCGGTCTCTGGAAGAGGGCAAGCTGGACGGGGAGTTCCGGGAGTCCTTCCTCGAGTGGGATGGGACTCTGGCCGCTCTTGATGCGCCCCTGCACTTGATGCTTGACTTCCAACAGGTGGCCGCCAGTGATTCTCTTGCACGCTGGAGTCTGGACTATTATCTGACTCTGGTGATGGATCTCCATATCAGCAGCGAGCATGGCAACTGGACTTTCCAGTGGGAGCATCAACACAAGAACTCTGACATCGTTGGCCAGTACGATGACGAGTTCCTGATGCTGGAGTATCAGGACTGGGACGGCTGGAGTTTGTCCCTCTACACCGAGTTTCTGAACTGGTCAAGGGATCAGCAGATCTGGGAGAGGCAGGAAAAAGAGCGGACACGCTGGACCGGTGTGCAGTTCGCAAGGCACCTGGGCAAGCACCATGAACTGCGCCTGGGAGTGGGTGGCCGCCGCTCCGGGTATCTCTGCGTGGGCGGGGTCTGCCGTTACGAACCCGCATTTGACGGGGTGGAACTCTTTCTTCTCAGCAGATTTTAG
- a CDS encoding TlpA disulfide reductase family protein, translating into MKRILLCVLVLLMAFSALAEKARRAPDVILQDLSGKKHKLDDFLGEEAVLLNFWATWCKPCLAELPQIEKFHEQWEERGLTLLTVCIDDPRTQKQVKPFVKRHGFQFPVYTDPNQKALRMMGGRGVPYNVLIAPDGRMLDLQTGFPPKTVKRWEALLEKELPALSVPEDKSREN; encoded by the coding sequence ATGAAGAGGATTCTCCTGTGTGTTCTTGTCCTTCTGATGGCTTTTTCTGCACTGGCGGAGAAAGCGCGCAGGGCTCCGGATGTGATTCTTCAGGACTTGTCCGGGAAGAAGCACAAACTCGATGACTTCCTGGGAGAAGAGGCCGTTCTCCTGAACTTCTGGGCGACCTGGTGCAAGCCCTGTCTTGCCGAGCTTCCCCAGATCGAGAAATTCCACGAGCAGTGGGAAGAGCGGGGGCTGACCCTCCTGACGGTCTGTATCGATGATCCGCGAACGCAGAAACAGGTAAAGCCCTTCGTCAAGCGCCACGGATTCCAGTTTCCGGTCTACACGGATCCGAACCAGAAGGCCTTGCGGATGATGGGGGGGCGGGGAGTTCCCTACAATGTCCTCATTGCCCCCGATGGCCGGATGCTGGATTTGCAGACGGGTTTTCCTCCCAAAACCGTAAAACGCTGGGAGGCGCTCCTGGAAAAAGAACTGCCCGCGCTATCCGTCCCGGAGGACAAGAGCCGTGAAAACTAG
- a CDS encoding T9SS type A sorting domain-containing protein has protein sequence MRSMLFTLCMISLLTVPTLAEDSFSFTPSLVSAVAGDYEQIDFQSVVENTGTELITLTVGKHDEDLPAGWMGLICVGDYCYGPEVDEASFDLAPGASETLHLYMNLSDSPVSGSMTMDLSSSAGDGFTGLPLQAWHSGSSDIPDFTVTPLNLNEVGGTGEQLTFYSYISNLGEAALSFDISKVNDLPADWISLICVGVTCYGPEVYDVMASVDPGALEILSLYMNVGVATGVGRVAMSVADNPETLREDYEVVGVHEDSPVEFFFEPQVLSAVGGDYEQLTFLANIRNLAPVSQSFTLSKDEGSLPSGWLSMICLDDYCYSPSQNTVTFDLAPGGSTELKLYVNLDDVPDEGRVLLDLSAGRGADIEDLVLRAYHSGFASIPPFTVTTVELADAGADYEQLTYYAYISNLGASAADFDIHKSEALPADWMAMICVDGFCYGPTVHDVIANIAGLGISELRVYINLGAVEGVGTVDMTVADIPLTHSESYQLRGVHENLVGVDPGDFAAGLLLRGNFPNPFNPKTEIVFDSELAGLATLLIYSPEGRLIEQRLLTVHEGSNRLPFQAEDAGGRALSSGVYLYRIQGDAGQATGRMLLLK, from the coding sequence ATGCGTAGCATGCTATTCACGCTTTGTATGATCTCTCTTCTCACTGTTCCGACCCTGGCTGAGGACAGCTTCAGTTTCACGCCATCGCTTGTCTCGGCAGTGGCCGGTGACTACGAACAGATTGATTTTCAGTCAGTCGTGGAAAACACGGGCACTGAATTGATCACTCTCACCGTAGGAAAGCACGATGAGGATCTTCCTGCCGGTTGGATGGGACTGATTTGTGTCGGGGATTACTGCTATGGGCCGGAAGTGGATGAGGCCAGCTTCGATCTTGCACCCGGAGCCAGTGAGACTCTCCATCTTTATATGAACCTCTCCGACTCTCCGGTTTCCGGTAGCATGACCATGGACCTTTCCAGCAGTGCTGGTGACGGGTTCACGGGGCTGCCTCTTCAAGCCTGGCACAGTGGGAGCAGTGACATTCCCGACTTTACCGTAACGCCACTGAATCTCAATGAGGTGGGAGGAACCGGCGAGCAGCTGACCTTTTACTCCTACATCAGCAATCTGGGTGAAGCCGCTCTCAGCTTTGATATCTCGAAGGTCAACGATCTTCCCGCAGACTGGATCAGCCTGATCTGCGTGGGGGTTACCTGCTACGGTCCGGAAGTTTACGATGTCATGGCCAGTGTGGATCCGGGGGCTCTGGAAATCCTGAGCCTCTACATGAATGTCGGAGTGGCTACGGGCGTGGGAAGAGTGGCAATGAGTGTGGCCGACAATCCGGAAACCCTGCGGGAAGACTATGAGGTCGTGGGGGTGCACGAGGACTCACCGGTGGAGTTCTTCTTTGAGCCTCAGGTCCTCAGTGCCGTGGGAGGAGACTATGAGCAGTTGACCTTCCTTGCGAACATCCGGAACCTGGCTCCCGTTTCCCAGTCTTTCACCCTGAGCAAGGATGAAGGCTCTCTGCCCTCCGGCTGGCTTTCGATGATCTGTCTGGATGATTATTGCTATAGCCCTTCGCAGAACACGGTCACCTTTGATCTGGCTCCGGGGGGCAGCACGGAACTGAAGCTCTATGTGAATCTGGATGATGTCCCCGATGAAGGTCGCGTGTTGCTGGATCTCTCCGCCGGTCGCGGTGCTGACATCGAAGATCTTGTCCTGCGGGCCTACCATTCCGGATTTGCCTCCATTCCTCCCTTTACGGTGACGACCGTGGAACTGGCCGATGCGGGCGCGGATTACGAGCAGTTGACCTACTACGCCTACATCAGCAATCTCGGGGCTTCCGCCGCCGACTTTGATATCCACAAGTCGGAGGCCCTGCCCGCTGACTGGATGGCCATGATCTGCGTGGACGGATTCTGTTACGGTCCCACGGTGCATGATGTGATTGCAAACATCGCAGGTCTCGGGATTTCCGAACTGCGGGTCTATATCAATCTTGGCGCTGTCGAGGGCGTGGGCACTGTGGACATGACGGTCGCAGACATTCCGCTCACCCACAGCGAGTCCTATCAACTGCGGGGCGTACACGAGAATCTGGTGGGCGTGGATCCCGGGGACTTTGCTGCGGGTCTGCTCCTTCGCGGAAACTTCCCAAACCCCTTTAACCCAAAGACGGAAATCGTCTTCGATTCAGAGCTTGCAGGCCTGGCAACCTTGCTGATTTACTCGCCTGAGGGGAGACTTATCGAGCAACGCCTGCTCACGGTTCATGAGGGAAGCAACCGGCTGCCTTTCCAGGCGGAGGATGCGGGGGGAAGGGCCCTGTCCAGCGGAGTCTACCTCTATCGAATTCAGGGAGATGCGGGGCAGGCCACGGGCCGGATGCTCCTGCTGAAATAG
- a CDS encoding DUF1223 domain-containing protein — protein MAPLIFLLQVTVCGQEDPLAPDPSDSAFLWLEARDEAGLSHEGASLRVAGNLQEGTIPLQLELPGGESYLFALEQDGFLFSPAETSLSLHAGSHDTLTFLAEELPEEVQRLVIIEDFSNTDCSTCPQADEALWEAVEVISGEVLPLAFHVFWPQWGDPFYQYNPAMQNQRYQFYGISSAPNIRVDGAVVGDPFDSDAIRAAAEYRLLAEPSLSLQVESHSSESEITVSAEGEVLLDPGAGAWRLYLLLYETHVEYAADNGQTEFLNSVRHVNSESGALGIPISLNVGESFSALVVFTPDFNEVNPDSLRAAAFVQSSSGDQLILDAAMEDNSGGP, from the coding sequence ATGGCTCCCCTGATTTTTCTCCTGCAGGTTACTGTCTGTGGTCAGGAGGACCCTCTGGCTCCGGATCCTTCGGACTCTGCCTTTCTCTGGCTTGAAGCTCGCGATGAGGCGGGTCTCTCGCATGAAGGGGCCAGCCTGAGGGTTGCGGGAAACCTGCAGGAAGGGACGATTCCCCTGCAACTGGAACTGCCGGGAGGAGAGTCCTATCTCTTTGCACTTGAGCAGGATGGTTTCCTTTTCAGCCCCGCTGAAACCAGTTTGTCCCTGCATGCCGGAAGCCACGATACCCTGACCTTCCTTGCAGAAGAATTGCCGGAGGAAGTTCAGCGCCTGGTGATTATCGAGGATTTCTCGAACACGGACTGCTCGACCTGCCCACAGGCGGATGAGGCGCTCTGGGAGGCGGTGGAGGTGATCTCCGGAGAGGTTCTTCCTTTGGCCTTCCATGTCTTTTGGCCCCAGTGGGGGGATCCATTCTATCAGTACAATCCCGCTATGCAGAATCAGCGTTACCAGTTCTATGGGATCTCCTCCGCCCCGAACATCCGTGTGGATGGAGCCGTAGTCGGGGATCCCTTTGACAGTGATGCCATCCGTGCGGCCGCAGAGTATCGGCTTCTTGCCGAACCCTCTCTCTCGCTACAGGTAGAGAGTCACAGCTCCGAGAGTGAGATTACGGTCAGCGCCGAGGGGGAGGTGCTTCTGGATCCGGGAGCCGGAGCCTGGAGGCTTTACCTTCTTCTATACGAAACCCATGTGGAATATGCCGCAGACAACGGTCAAACCGAGTTTCTGAACTCAGTGCGGCATGTGAACAGTGAGAGCGGTGCCCTCGGTATTCCGATCTCCTTGAATGTGGGCGAGTCCTTTTCCGCCTTGGTGGTTTTCACCCCCGACTTCAATGAAGTAAACCCCGACAGTCTCCGGGCGGCAGCCTTTGTGCAAAGCTCGTCCGGGGATCAACTCATTCTTGACGCAGCCATGGAAGACAACTCTGGAGGACCCTGA
- a CDS encoding YifB family Mg chelatase-like AAA ATPase, with the protein MHCRWSGGSLRGLEAIPVRVEVQFSRGIPFLALVGLAGAATRESRDRVLGALKENGFSPPRGRATVNLAPAEEPKEGASFDLAIALGLLEVSGQVRAQRGKDWWILGELALDGSLRPVRGALALAYAARKAGAAGVLLPSGNREEAALIEGIPVRVLDNLREVIEWVEKKREARLPISTGNSSSHSPGEPEPLPLIEGLPRLERVLELAALGGHHLLLVGSPGNGKTLLARTLATLLPDLAPEEKREVMALRSLAGLPLSVPGPRPFRNPHHGISLAGFLGSTGRGGRPGELSLAHQGLLFLDEIPEFHRNVLEALRGPLESGSFVLSRGAGRIRWPARVQVVAAMNPCPCGQSLRGEEHCRCMPSQVRRYLGKVSGPLLDRLDLVLEVPPWSPSREKEQGRRTARSRVLESRIRLLQSSPRIEKPESDWLDRQLESLGSSFRLRLKVRSLSQSIAALDDVERVSRPQLLEALELGLEQRLAIAATLGSPV; encoded by the coding sequence ATGCACTGTCGCTGGAGTGGAGGAAGTCTCCGCGGGCTGGAGGCGATTCCGGTTCGAGTGGAGGTTCAGTTCAGTCGGGGAATTCCCTTTCTCGCTCTGGTGGGTCTGGCCGGCGCGGCAACCAGGGAGAGCCGTGACAGGGTTCTGGGCGCCCTGAAAGAGAACGGCTTTTCTCCGCCAAGGGGCAGGGCCACGGTCAATCTCGCGCCTGCAGAAGAGCCGAAGGAAGGTGCTTCCTTTGATCTTGCAATCGCTCTGGGTCTTTTGGAAGTTTCCGGACAAGTCAGGGCGCAACGAGGGAAAGACTGGTGGATTCTCGGAGAGCTGGCTCTCGATGGAAGCCTTCGCCCGGTTCGCGGTGCTCTGGCTCTTGCCTATGCTGCCAGGAAGGCGGGAGCTGCGGGGGTCTTGCTCCCTTCGGGCAACCGGGAGGAAGCTGCTCTCATCGAGGGCATTCCCGTCAGGGTGCTGGACAATCTACGCGAGGTGATCGAGTGGGTGGAAAAAAAGAGGGAGGCTCGATTGCCTATCTCCACCGGGAATAGCAGCAGCCACTCTCCCGGAGAACCGGAACCATTGCCCCTGATCGAAGGGCTTCCGCGCCTTGAGCGGGTGCTGGAGCTGGCGGCCCTTGGCGGGCATCACCTGCTTCTGGTCGGGTCTCCAGGAAATGGCAAGACACTTCTTGCCCGGACTCTGGCGACACTTCTGCCGGACCTTGCTCCCGAGGAAAAGCGGGAAGTGATGGCCTTGCGTTCACTGGCCGGACTGCCGCTTTCTGTTCCCGGCCCTCGTCCCTTTCGAAACCCTCACCACGGGATCAGTCTGGCCGGTTTCCTCGGATCAACGGGGCGGGGCGGAAGGCCGGGGGAATTGAGCCTTGCCCATCAGGGCCTTCTATTTCTGGATGAGATTCCAGAGTTCCATCGCAATGTTCTGGAGGCGCTTCGGGGTCCTCTTGAAAGTGGCTCCTTTGTACTGAGTCGAGGCGCTGGCAGGATCCGGTGGCCGGCCAGAGTTCAAGTGGTGGCGGCCATGAACCCCTGCCCCTGTGGGCAGAGCTTGCGGGGAGAAGAACACTGCCGATGCATGCCTTCACAGGTCCGGCGCTATCTGGGTAAAGTTTCCGGCCCCCTCCTCGATCGTCTGGACCTTGTTCTGGAAGTTCCTCCCTGGAGTCCTTCCAGGGAAAAGGAGCAGGGAAGAAGGACCGCCAGATCAAGGGTCCTGGAGTCGAGAATACGACTGCTCCAGAGTTCCCCCAGGATTGAAAAACCGGAATCTGACTGGCTGGACCGGCAACTCGAATCTCTGGGATCCAGCTTTCGTCTCCGTCTCAAGGTGCGTTCCCTCTCGCAAAGTATTGCCGCTTTGGACGATGTGGAAAGGGTGTCTCGGCCCCAACTGCTGGAAGCTCTGGAACTGGGACTGGAGCAGAGATTGGCGATCGCCGCAACGCTGGGCAGCCCTGTCTGA
- a CDS encoding YraN family protein codes for MAESFLEMTGHVILSRNLIVDRHEIDLLAREGDCLVLVEVRMRSGRSFGTSLDSMHPGKLRRLHSAMQRVQCRMHWNGEMRLDLITIDGCPEGGQLQLEHYRGIA; via the coding sequence ATGGCAGAGAGCTTTCTGGAGATGACAGGCCATGTCATTCTCTCAAGGAACCTGATCGTGGATCGCCACGAGATTGATCTCCTTGCAAGAGAAGGGGACTGTCTGGTTCTCGTGGAAGTGAGGATGCGAAGCGGCAGGTCCTTCGGTACTTCACTCGACAGTATGCATCCCGGGAAATTGCGCAGGCTTCATTCCGCGATGCAGAGAGTGCAGTGCCGGATGCATTGGAATGGAGAAATGCGGCTGGACCTGATCACCATTGACGGATGCCCCGAAGGCGGACAACTGCAGTTGGAACATTACCGGGGGATTGCCTGA
- a CDS encoding ribonuclease HII has translation MNIDRDLPEVPVFSWDKPESFLASPLPLQRKYLESLPFEEREPWILLLEKDPRKGRQNLASLLRRQEAGERLLLQRFRELRDFDRDRAKGRILAGVDEVGRGPLAGPVTAAAVILPRDFHAPGLDDSKKLGPAAREKWAEEIRKEALAWAIADLPAGEIDRVGIRKAVDHVMREAVMQLPLQPELLLVDGNHCPSGLPPSEAHVGGDRRSLSIAAASVLAKVHRDRWMKSISLQYPDYGFDSHKGYGSSSHEDAIRLHGPCPIHRRSFLGRILEEKSSRSSRKARGEDGRELSGDDRPCHSLKEPDRGSPRD, from the coding sequence ATGAATATTGACCGGGACCTTCCTGAGGTTCCGGTCTTTTCATGGGATAAACCGGAGAGCTTTCTTGCTTCCCCGCTCCCTCTTCAAAGGAAGTATCTCGAATCTCTTCCCTTCGAAGAGCGGGAGCCCTGGATTCTCCTTCTTGAAAAGGATCCCCGGAAGGGTCGTCAGAATCTGGCCTCTCTCTTGCGAAGACAGGAGGCCGGTGAGCGGCTTCTCCTTCAGCGTTTCCGGGAACTTCGCGACTTTGACAGGGATCGAGCGAAGGGCCGTATTCTCGCAGGTGTTGACGAGGTGGGCAGAGGACCCCTGGCAGGTCCGGTAACTGCGGCCGCCGTGATTCTTCCCCGCGACTTTCATGCGCCGGGACTGGATGATTCCAAGAAGCTGGGGCCGGCGGCTCGAGAGAAGTGGGCGGAGGAAATCCGGAAGGAAGCACTGGCCTGGGCCATCGCAGACCTTCCTGCCGGTGAGATCGACCGGGTCGGGATTCGCAAGGCGGTGGACCATGTCATGAGAGAAGCGGTTATGCAACTTCCGCTACAGCCCGAGCTTCTTCTGGTAGACGGCAATCACTGCCCTTCCGGTTTGCCCCCTTCGGAGGCTCATGTGGGGGGTGACCGCAGAAGCCTCTCCATTGCTGCGGCCTCCGTTCTTGCGAAGGTGCATCGGGACCGCTGGATGAAATCAATTTCCCTCCAATATCCCGACTACGGTTTCGACTCTCACAAAGGCTACGGTTCCTCCTCCCATGAGGATGCGATTCGTCTTCACGGCCCCTGCCCGATTCATCGAAGGAGTTTTCTTGGGCGAATCCTCGAAGAGAAATCGTCGCGCTCTTCTCGGAAGGCTCGGGGAGAGGATGGCAGAGAGCTTTCTGGAGATGACAGGCCATGTCATTCTCTCAAGGAACCTGATCGTGGATCGCCACGAGATTGA
- the rplS gene encoding 50S ribosomal protein L19 gives MNIVDTINSQQMRNEFPDFNVGDTVRFRVRVVEGSKERYQPFQGTVIQRRGSSAAATFTVRKISGGVGVERVFPLHSPSISELEVLSRGKVRRSKLYYLRKLKGKKARISERRDSK, from the coding sequence GTGAACATCGTCGACACGATCAACAGCCAGCAAATGAGAAACGAATTTCCCGACTTCAATGTGGGGGACACCGTACGCTTCAGGGTCCGGGTTGTCGAAGGCAGCAAGGAACGTTATCAGCCCTTCCAGGGGACAGTGATTCAGCGCCGCGGGAGCAGTGCAGCCGCGACCTTCACCGTGAGAAAGATCTCCGGGGGTGTGGGCGTTGAACGGGTATTCCCCCTGCACAGCCCGAGCATCAGCGAACTCGAAGTCCTCAGCCGCGGCAAGGTTCGCCGCTCCAAGCTCTACTACCTGAGAAAGCTGAAGGGCAAGAAGGCCCGGATCTCCGAGCGCAGGGACAGCAAGTAG
- the trmD gene encoding tRNA (guanosine(37)-N1)-methyltransferase TrmD gives MVINVVTLFPDFLETAVQTGILGRAIRNQVVEYRFVNPRDFAKDRHGTIDDAPYGGAAGMILMVEPLVKAIESIQEKSDHPGHPVIFLSPRGRPYKQETAQRLSREAEITLLCGRYKGIDERVRDLVISEEISLGDYILTGGEPAAAAVIDSVVRLLPDVMGDLESAETDSFGEDKMGLLDWPHYTRPEEFRGLTVPKLLLSGNHAKIEEWRKEQSRLLTEEHRPDLLPSLNHEDPDEPGL, from the coding sequence ATGGTCATCAACGTGGTCACGCTTTTTCCGGACTTTCTGGAAACGGCTGTCCAAACGGGGATTCTCGGCCGAGCGATCCGGAACCAGGTGGTCGAGTACCGTTTCGTAAATCCAAGGGATTTTGCGAAAGATCGCCACGGAACGATTGATGATGCGCCTTATGGAGGCGCCGCAGGAATGATCCTGATGGTGGAACCTCTGGTGAAAGCCATCGAGTCGATTCAGGAGAAAAGCGATCATCCGGGTCATCCGGTGATTTTCCTTTCTCCCAGAGGCCGTCCCTACAAGCAGGAGACAGCCCAGCGTCTGAGCCGGGAAGCGGAAATTACCCTGCTATGCGGGCGCTACAAGGGAATCGACGAGAGAGTTCGCGATCTGGTGATCAGCGAGGAGATTTCTCTCGGGGATTACATTCTGACGGGAGGGGAACCGGCCGCAGCGGCAGTGATCGACTCGGTCGTTCGACTTCTCCCGGATGTGATGGGTGATCTGGAATCTGCGGAAACGGATTCCTTTGGAGAGGACAAGATGGGCCTGCTTGACTGGCCCCATTACACTCGCCCCGAGGAGTTTCGGGGTCTGACGGTTCCCAAATTGCTTTTGAGCGGGAACCACGCAAAAATCGAGGAGTGGCGAAAAGAACAGTCCCGGCTTCTTACGGAAGAACATCGGCCGGACCTGCTTCCTTCGTTGAATCATGAAGACCCGGATGAACCCGGGTTGTAG
- the rimM gene encoding ribosome maturation factor RimM (Essential for efficient processing of 16S rRNA) — MGRVVRSVGLKGEFKLLLSQDFWPEVLDSAQLRLEGADLGKPARILSRRPAGNCWVLGLEGIESLEEAESHRDWILVFEGETLDVEDPPEVLPFQIAGFQVLLPDGQKLGEVRGLEMIPAQHLLLVQGEEKMYRIPFVEPIVRDLDLKEHRILIDPPDGLLDL, encoded by the coding sequence TTGGGTCGGGTCGTCCGATCAGTCGGACTGAAAGGCGAGTTCAAGCTTCTCCTTTCCCAGGACTTCTGGCCCGAGGTTCTTGATTCCGCTCAGCTTCGGCTTGAGGGGGCGGATCTTGGGAAGCCCGCAAGAATCCTGTCCAGGCGTCCAGCAGGAAACTGTTGGGTTCTGGGGCTGGAAGGGATTGAAAGTCTGGAAGAAGCGGAGAGTCATCGGGACTGGATCCTCGTTTTTGAGGGGGAAACCCTTGATGTGGAGGATCCACCGGAAGTCCTGCCCTTTCAGATTGCCGGATTTCAGGTTCTTCTCCCCGATGGACAAAAACTCGGGGAAGTTCGGGGTCTGGAAATGATCCCGGCCCAGCATCTCCTGCTGGTTCAGGGCGAGGAGAAGATGTACCGGATTCCATTCGTGGAGCCGATCGTCAGGGATCTGGATTTGAAAGAACACCGGATTCTGATTGATCCTCCCGACGGTCTGCTGGATCTCTAG
- a CDS encoding KH domain-containing protein: MDQLIRFVADSLADFPEKVQIEMEESEGDLTYTLLVEQKDLGRVIGRHGKTAEAIRTLLSTKSHQEDRRVFLRIRELD; the protein is encoded by the coding sequence ATGGATCAGTTGATACGCTTTGTTGCTGACTCTCTGGCGGACTTCCCGGAGAAAGTCCAGATCGAGATGGAAGAGAGCGAAGGGGATCTGACCTATACCCTTTTGGTAGAACAGAAGGACTTGGGAAGGGTGATCGGTCGTCACGGGAAGACGGCAGAGGCCATCCGGACGCTTCTCTCCACGAAGAGTCACCAGGAAGACCGTAGGGTCTTTCTTCGGATTCGGGAACTGGACTAG